One Branchiostoma floridae strain S238N-H82 chromosome 1, Bfl_VNyyK, whole genome shotgun sequence genomic region harbors:
- the LOC118416605 gene encoding hepatic lectin-like, translating to MTIIFAECTPFQGKCYSVSETPGSYDQAKQECNDRGGILAVIKDQMTQDFLLQLLSVDNKDAWIGLADEQDTGQWQWSDGTTLDSNAYTSWANDEPNGNGNCIHLWPPVGFHWDDMGCSSTTYHICQFTF from the exons ATGACTATAATCTTTGCAGAGTGTACACCATTCCAGGGTAAATGCTACTCCGTGTCAGAAACCCCCGGATCATATGACCAGGCCAAGCAGGAGTGTAACGACAGGGGCGGGATTCTGGCGGTCATCAAGGACCAGATGACCCAAGACTTCCTCCTGCAGCTCCTGTCAGTAGACAACAAAGACGCCTGGATTGGACTGGCCGATGAGCAGGACACTGGACAGTGGCAGTGGAGTGATGGAACTACCCTTGACAGTAACGCCTACACTTCTTGGGCCAATG ACGAGCCCAACGGTAATGGAAACTGTATCCACCTCTGGCCACCTGTCGGATTCCACTGGGATGACATGGGATGTTCCAGCACCACCTACCACATCTGCCAGTTCACTTTCTAG
- the LOC118415335 gene encoding signal peptide, CUB and EGF-like domain-containing protein 3, which produces MIQALPNLVLSDNLCDKSTLSQPHEGTKICFTSPQGAEMVEFCQMHCNPGKEYSNHNEAMYECSAATGWLWQVRHYRPGGMSVFMSVNVGVCSSALIDPFAAVVASGLTITMSGPVDMAAIETEMKDYLIDYNLCTLPCQVGNIDLQIDPLARVGPWAKNARSNSRVLMSIQLFSYADESLITPTNTVQMEWVRLAGELREVLTTLEQPGGIGLTVQGVDMVLHAENMQISPPSLGCQQGEILEGIQCRQCGPGTYYDVYESDCRPCPYATYQDEPAQTECKPCKEGTTTPGMSARNSTECQAFAECNCGIHPCKLTDSAGYVCDCLDGYQEEDNAGELLCKDIDECMQPDICPNAACYNRPGTYSCQCLPGFEEPNCIDIDECQYVGFCPNNSQCTNTPGSYNCTCLPGHYGPNCEGKHNFIYLSLTIFIPKIEFKKWLETGLTV; this is translated from the exons ATGATTCAGGCCTTGCCAAATCTCGTACTAT CTGATAACCTGTGTGACAAAAGTACTCTGTCTCAGCCGCATGAAGGCACCAAGATCTGCTTCACCAGCCCACAGGGGGCGGAAATGGTGGAGTTCTGTCAGATGCACTGCAACCCTGGGAAGGAGTACTCCAACCATAACGAAGCAATGTACGAATGTAGTGCTGCAACAGGCTGGCTGTGGCAGGTCCGTCACTATAGGCCTGGTGGCATGAGTGTCTTCATGTCTGTCAATGTTGGAGTGTGTTCTTCTG CGTTAATTGACCCGTTTGCTGCGGTGGTTGCCAGTGGTCTGACCATCACCATGTCGGGACCTGTTGACATGGCAGCTATAGAGACAGAGATGAAGGACTACCTCATCGACTATAATCTCTGTACTCTCCCATGTCAG GTTGGCAACATTGACCTGCAAATTGATCCTTTGGCAAGAGTTGGGCCATGGGCAAAGAATGCAAGATCCAACAGCCGTGTCTTGATGTCGATCCAACTGTTCTCCTATGCAGATGAAAGCCTCATCACCCCAACTAACACAGTTCAAATGGAGTGGGTTCGACTGGCTGGAGAACTCAG GGAGGTGCTGACAACTCTGGAGCAACCAGGCGGGATCGGTCTGACAGTCCAGGGGGTGGATATGGTGCTCCATGCTGAAAACATGCAGATCTCCCCTCCCAGTCTGGGATGTCAGCAGGGAGAAATACTCGAAGGCATTCAATGTA gACAGTGTGGCCCAGGCACATACTATGACGTGTATGAGAGCGACTGTCGCCCGTGTCCGTACGCCACTTACCAGGATGAGCCAGCACAAACTGAGTGCAAACCATGTAAGGAGGGGACCACGACTCCCGGGATGAGTGCCCGCAACTCCACAGAATGTCAAG CTTTTGCTGAGTGTAACTGTGGCATCCATCCCTGCAAGCTGACCGATTCAGCAGGATACGTCTGTGATTGTCTGGATGGATACCAAGAGGAGGATAACGCAGGGGAATTACTATGCAAAG ACATTGATGAGTGTATGCAGCCAGACATTTGTCCCAACGCTGCATGCTACAACCGCCCAGGGACCTACTCCTGCCAATGCTTACCAGGATTTGAGGAGCCCAACTGTATTG ATATCGATGAGTGTCAGTATGTGGGTTTCTGCCCAAACAACTCCCAATGTACCAACACACCGGGCAGCTACAACTGCACCTGTCTACCTGGACATTACGGACCCAACTGTGAAGGCAAACACAACTTTATATACCTCTCACTGACAATATTCATACCAAAAATTGAa TTCAAGAAATGGCTGGAAACTGGATTGACAGTCTGA